The Haloferax sp. Atlit-12N genome contains a region encoding:
- a CDS encoding ABC transporter substrate-binding protein: MTTAGCLGGGGGSGSNEPIRYLSDRGDSKDVMDEIIAEFEEETDHTVEMIYTAKGTSSDAEMQKMVAAGNPPDLLFDTSTDAYRLQRDGVLAPVTGAVQDNDLPDPVSVGGESYFAAAMVEPLMGWYRNDVYSEMPASWSEWVEAAGEVSANESMEGYVIQSGQTNNADTQMTQYLWQNDVEVYGGPSDGIEVRLDNDDNRQAAVETFEWVQSMAEHSPNGSGWAWGDAIGALQQENAAAIASVGGLPILTIQANRPDLVENLSPMPFPVPSGAAQDKWWAYMEGHLVRNDGQNTEGAQAFVDFFTSSSRFFDFVLSAPLFQFPPTREQLDAPEVTENEVIQQHPDVMNLVRDNWDAFTSVLATGDDGAPNIVAADAYSEQLFGQAADQLLVGGLTPDETVDWLAEQLRGLQ; this comes from the coding sequence GTGACGACGGCTGGTTGTCTGGGCGGCGGCGGTGGCAGCGGCTCCAACGAGCCGATTCGATACCTCTCGGACCGCGGCGACTCGAAGGACGTGATGGACGAAATCATCGCCGAGTTCGAGGAGGAGACCGACCACACGGTCGAGATGATTTACACGGCGAAGGGGACATCTTCGGACGCCGAGATGCAGAAGATGGTCGCCGCGGGCAACCCGCCGGACCTGCTTTTCGACACCTCGACGGACGCGTATCGACTTCAGCGCGACGGCGTCCTCGCGCCGGTCACGGGGGCCGTCCAAGATAACGACCTGCCCGACCCGGTCAGCGTCGGCGGCGAGTCGTACTTCGCGGCCGCGATGGTCGAACCGCTCATGGGCTGGTACCGAAACGACGTGTACTCCGAGATGCCCGCGTCGTGGAGCGAGTGGGTCGAGGCCGCCGGCGAGGTGTCGGCCAACGAGTCGATGGAGGGCTACGTCATCCAGTCGGGTCAGACGAACAACGCCGACACCCAGATGACGCAGTACCTCTGGCAGAACGACGTGGAGGTTTACGGCGGCCCCTCCGACGGCATCGAGGTCAGACTCGACAACGACGACAACCGACAGGCGGCCGTCGAGACGTTCGAGTGGGTCCAGTCGATGGCCGAGCACTCGCCGAACGGCTCTGGGTGGGCGTGGGGCGACGCCATCGGCGCGCTCCAACAGGAGAACGCCGCGGCCATCGCCAGCGTCGGCGGCCTCCCCATCCTCACGATTCAGGCCAACCGCCCCGACCTCGTCGAGAACCTCAGTCCGATGCCGTTCCCCGTGCCGAGCGGGGCGGCGCAGGACAAGTGGTGGGCGTACATGGAGGGCCACCTCGTCCGCAACGACGGCCAGAACACCGAGGGTGCACAGGCGTTCGTGGACTTCTTCACGAGTTCGTCGCGCTTCTTCGACTTCGTGCTCTCCGCGCCGCTGTTCCAGTTCCCGCCGACGCGGGAGCAACTCGACGCGCCCGAGGTGACCGAAAACGAGGTCATCCAGCAGCACCCCGACGTGATGAACCTCGTCCGCGACAACTGGGACGCCTTTACGAGCGTCCTCGCCACCGGCGACGACGGCGCGCCGAACATCGTCGCGGCCGACGCCTACAGCGAACAGCTCTTCGGGCAGGCGGCTGACCAGCTTCTCGTTGGCGGGCTCACGCCCGACGAGACGGTCGACTGGCTGGCCGAGCAACTCCGCGGGTTGCAATGA
- a CDS encoding helix-turn-helix domain-containing protein, which translates to MLRATILLELNEDYVLSHVSDLVDGPVVVTNCEVLGETDIRFVVDAGEHRDEMAERLAASEVVRDLELVGDDQLLITKRSSGALPVIRENHGMLQRMSQFYGRSRVFDVVVFRRADLKAIISGLRSLGTVELRRLKPFVGPSTRLSKRQAEVVGYALERGYYDWPRGVTVEEIAAAFEVSRPTVLEHLRRAEKKLLSDALADATTPANPDST; encoded by the coding sequence ATGCTTCGCGCGACCATCCTCCTCGAACTGAACGAGGACTACGTGCTGTCGCACGTGAGCGACCTCGTCGACGGGCCGGTCGTCGTGACGAACTGCGAGGTGCTCGGCGAGACGGACATCCGCTTCGTCGTCGACGCCGGAGAACACCGCGACGAGATGGCGGAACGACTCGCCGCCAGCGAGGTCGTCCGCGACCTCGAACTCGTCGGCGACGACCAACTGCTCATCACCAAGCGGTCGTCCGGCGCGCTCCCCGTCATCCGAGAGAACCACGGGATGCTCCAGCGGATGAGCCAGTTCTACGGTCGCTCGCGCGTCTTCGACGTGGTCGTGTTCCGACGGGCGGACCTCAAGGCCATCATCTCGGGGCTCCGGTCGCTCGGCACCGTCGAACTCCGGCGGCTGAAACCCTTCGTCGGCCCCTCGACGCGGCTCTCGAAGCGGCAGGCCGAGGTCGTCGGCTACGCGCTCGAACGCGGCTACTACGACTGGCCGCGGGGCGTCACGGTCGAGGAAATCGCGGCGGCGTTCGAGGTGAGCAGGCCGACCGTGTTGGAACACCTCCGCCGGGCCGAAAAGAAACTCCTCAGCGACGCGCTCGCCGACGCGACGACGCCCGCGAACCCCGACAGCACATAG
- a CDS encoding universal stress protein encodes MYERILLPVDESTSSSAVLHHASELAHWDDAEIRLLFVADTTRDSVTVVGNDVVDALEREGEAVVEEAAETLQNLGVDYSTDVVQGNPAPTIVEYAEEYDYDLVVMPTRGRKGISRQLRGSVTEKVVRLSDRPVLTARMKPDEELTFPYERILIPTDGSRSAKRATSHCLELAAELDATVHVLSVVDDSALGFDVRSMLSGEESERGANEAISKVVEEANEHGVTKLAETIEHGSPSEAIREYVEGNDIHAVVMGTTGRSGVDRILLGSVAEQTVRSAPVPVITVSPGEE; translated from the coding sequence ATGTACGAGCGCATCCTCCTGCCCGTCGACGAGAGCACGTCGTCGAGCGCGGTCCTTCACCACGCCAGCGAACTCGCCCACTGGGACGACGCGGAGATACGACTGCTCTTCGTCGCCGACACGACCCGCGACAGCGTCACCGTGGTCGGGAACGACGTGGTCGACGCGCTCGAACGCGAGGGCGAGGCCGTCGTCGAGGAGGCGGCGGAGACGCTCCAGAACCTCGGCGTCGATTACTCGACGGACGTGGTGCAGGGCAACCCCGCGCCCACCATCGTCGAGTACGCCGAGGAGTACGACTACGACCTCGTCGTGATGCCGACCCGCGGGCGCAAAGGCATCTCCCGACAGCTCCGCGGGAGCGTCACGGAGAAGGTCGTCCGCCTGTCGGACCGGCCGGTTCTCACCGCCCGCATGAAGCCCGACGAGGAGCTGACGTTCCCCTACGAGCGCATCCTCATCCCGACCGACGGGAGCCGCTCCGCGAAACGAGCGACGAGCCACTGCCTCGAACTCGCCGCCGAACTCGACGCGACGGTCCACGTGCTGTCGGTCGTGGACGATTCGGCGCTCGGCTTCGACGTTCGGTCGATGCTCTCCGGCGAGGAGAGCGAGCGCGGGGCGAACGAGGCGATTTCGAAGGTCGTCGAGGAGGCGAACGAACACGGCGTCACGAAACTCGCCGAGACCATCGAACACGGCTCGCCGAGCGAGGCGATTCGGGAGTACGTCGAGGGCAACGACATCCACGCCGTCGTCATGGGGACGACCGGGCGGAGCGGCGTCGACCGAATCCTCCTCGGGAGCGTCGCCGAGCAGACGGTCCGGAGCGCCCCGGTACCCGTCATCACGGTGTCGCCCGGCGAGGAGTAA
- a CDS encoding carbohydrate ABC transporter permease — MSTALKSRLAAAGSAIRERDVDGTTLLLAACFVPMLAFFVVVWVIPIVYALGMSLFASPVRNPEFVGLGNYAALLGDGAFWGFLWNSVVYAVATTGLSLIIGLGLALVINQRIRGGDALRTLMIFPYLLPTLVVIFMWKFILDPNIGILNQFLVDAGLIDKPIAFFSTLEFAMPAVVVTSVWKFASFAFFILLARLQAIDPDLYERARVEGATTWQAFRDITFPHLRGAILIILLVRGIWMFNKFDIIYLSTRGGPLQQTTTLPIRVYQLAFSEVNFGMATALAGVMFFLLAGVAVVYFRAFAPEKEVA; from the coding sequence ATGAGTACGGCCCTCAAATCGCGGTTGGCGGCCGCCGGGTCGGCCATCCGAGAGCGCGACGTGGACGGCACGACGCTCCTGTTGGCGGCGTGTTTCGTCCCGATGCTCGCGTTCTTCGTCGTGGTCTGGGTCATCCCAATCGTCTACGCGCTCGGGATGAGCCTGTTCGCGTCGCCGGTGCGGAACCCCGAGTTCGTCGGCCTCGGCAACTACGCTGCACTCCTCGGCGATGGCGCGTTCTGGGGCTTCCTCTGGAACAGCGTCGTCTACGCGGTAGCGACGACGGGGTTGAGCCTCATTATAGGGCTGGGACTCGCGCTCGTCATCAACCAGCGCATCCGCGGCGGCGACGCCCTGCGGACGCTGATGATCTTCCCGTACCTCCTGCCGACGCTCGTTGTCATCTTCATGTGGAAGTTCATCCTCGACCCCAACATCGGGATTCTGAACCAGTTCCTCGTCGACGCCGGGCTCATCGACAAGCCGATAGCGTTCTTTTCGACCCTGGAGTTCGCCATGCCGGCGGTCGTCGTCACGAGCGTCTGGAAGTTCGCCAGTTTCGCCTTCTTCATCCTGCTCGCCCGCCTGCAGGCCATCGACCCCGACCTCTACGAGCGGGCGCGGGTCGAGGGCGCGACGACGTGGCAAGCGTTCCGCGACATCACCTTCCCGCACCTCCGCGGCGCGATTCTCATCATCCTCCTCGTCAGGGGCATCTGGATGTTCAACAAGTTCGACATCATCTACCTCTCGACTCGCGGCGGCCCGCTCCAGCAGACGACGACGCTCCCGATTCGCGTCTACCAACTCGCGTTCAGCGAGGTGAACTTCGGCATGGCGACGGCGCTCGCCGGCGTCATGTTCTTCCTCCTCGCCGGCGTCGCGGTGGTCTACTTCCGGGCGTTCGCCCCCGAAAAGGAGGTGGCGTGA
- a CDS encoding ABC transporter ATP-binding protein, whose amino-acid sequence MATSIHLDTVRKEFRTLGNTHVAVDDLSLDIPEGSFTTFVGPSGCGKTTTLRMLAGLETPTSGTVSFGDEDVTDLPPQERNVSMVFQSIALYPHMSVRENIGYGLKIHGVPKAERDERIDEAAEVLQIEAQLEKMPAELSGGQQQRVALGGAFVQDPDVLLLDEPMSDLDAKLKSDLRVEIQRLHQELDTTVVYVTHDQTEAMTMSDQVVLLRDGELAQVDPPKQLFDYPNSEYVAQFIGMPSTNVVDCAVEARDSGTALVGPGFELSLPAGVEAPTSDRVRLGIRPQYLDVGSDGACRLSVDVEVVETLGTESVVHGRLEDGTPFDVVSDAVDDAVAGDRLDVSFDLADAFVFGEDGETILFGSERASERSSSPAGAGGVTP is encoded by the coding sequence ATGGCAACCAGCATCCACCTCGACACCGTCAGAAAGGAGTTTCGCACCCTCGGAAACACGCACGTCGCCGTCGACGACCTTAGCCTCGACATCCCCGAAGGCTCGTTTACGACCTTCGTCGGCCCCTCGGGCTGCGGGAAGACGACGACACTACGCATGTTGGCCGGGCTGGAGACGCCCACCTCGGGCACCGTCTCGTTCGGTGACGAGGACGTGACCGACCTCCCGCCGCAGGAGCGCAACGTCTCGATGGTGTTCCAGTCCATCGCGCTCTACCCGCACATGTCCGTCCGCGAGAACATCGGCTACGGCCTGAAGATTCACGGCGTCCCGAAGGCAGAACGCGACGAGCGCATCGACGAGGCCGCCGAAGTCCTCCAAATCGAGGCGCAGTTGGAGAAGATGCCCGCCGAGCTCTCCGGCGGGCAACAACAGCGCGTCGCCCTCGGCGGCGCGTTCGTGCAGGACCCCGACGTGCTGCTTCTGGACGAGCCGATGTCCGACCTCGACGCGAAGCTCAAGTCTGACCTCCGCGTCGAGATTCAGCGACTCCACCAAGAACTCGACACGACCGTCGTCTACGTCACCCACGACCAGACCGAGGCGATGACGATGAGCGACCAGGTGGTCCTCCTGCGCGACGGCGAACTCGCGCAGGTCGACCCGCCGAAACAGCTGTTCGACTACCCGAACTCGGAGTACGTCGCGCAGTTCATCGGCATGCCCTCGACCAACGTCGTCGACTGCGCGGTGGAGGCGAGAGATAGCGGGACCGCGCTCGTCGGCCCCGGGTTCGAGCTTTCGCTCCCGGCCGGCGTCGAGGCCCCGACCAGCGATCGCGTCAGACTCGGCATCAGGCCGCAGTATCTCGACGTGGGCTCCGACGGGGCGTGTCGGCTCTCGGTCGACGTGGAGGTCGTCGAGACGCTCGGGACCGAGTCCGTGGTCCACGGCCGCCTCGAAGACGGCACTCCCTTCGACGTGGTGAGCGACGCCGTCGACGACGCGGTCGCGGGCGACCGACTCGACGTGTCGTTCGACCTCGCCGACGCGTTCGTCTTCGGCGAGGACGGCGAGACGATACTCTTCGGGTCTGAACGCGCCAGCGAGCGCTCGTCGTCGCCCGCGGGGGCGGGGGGCGTCACTCCATGA
- a CDS encoding carbohydrate ABC transporter permease codes for MATSSGRGLVSHDTQKRLQRIAVYLTALLISVFTIIPVYVMVVIAIQSPATTFAGGRVNLLPTEPSLRNFLVLLGSTDTVRYFVNSLVVTLGSTVLSTTIAVAAGYGLTRFDFTGKSLAARAVLFSYMFSPIVLAIPLYVVFSTLGLLNSHFALTLALTAISAPFCIWLMWQYFQTVPIALEESAWVRGASRWRTVRDVVLPVARPGYISAAIFAFAVAWNDFTMARVVMSRDEMYTITVGASLFLDRVSIGWGETMAVSLLISIPPFLIALFLQRYLLQGFSVGGLE; via the coding sequence ATGGCGACATCTTCCGGTCGCGGCCTCGTCTCCCACGACACCCAGAAACGCCTCCAGCGAATCGCCGTCTACCTGACGGCGCTTCTCATCTCGGTGTTCACCATCATCCCGGTGTACGTGATGGTGGTCATCGCCATCCAGTCACCGGCGACGACGTTCGCCGGCGGGCGGGTGAACCTGCTTCCCACCGAGCCGTCGCTCCGGAACTTCCTCGTGCTTCTCGGGTCGACCGACACGGTCCGGTACTTCGTCAACAGCCTCGTCGTCACCCTCGGGTCGACCGTCCTCTCGACGACTATCGCGGTCGCGGCGGGCTACGGCCTGACGCGCTTCGACTTCACCGGGAAGTCGCTGGCGGCGCGGGCGGTGCTGTTCTCGTACATGTTCAGCCCCATCGTCCTCGCCATCCCGCTGTACGTCGTCTTCTCGACGCTCGGCCTGCTGAACAGCCACTTCGCGCTCACCCTCGCGCTGACGGCCATCTCCGCGCCGTTCTGCATCTGGCTGATGTGGCAGTACTTCCAGACCGTCCCCATCGCGCTCGAAGAGTCCGCGTGGGTCCGCGGCGCGAGTCGCTGGCGCACCGTCAGAGACGTGGTCCTACCGGTCGCCCGACCCGGCTACATCTCCGCGGCCATCTTCGCGTTCGCCGTCGCGTGGAACGACTTCACCATGGCACGCGTCGTGATGAGCCGCGACGAGATGTACACCATCACCGTCGGCGCGTCGCTGTTCTTGGACCGCGTCAGCATCGGCTGGGGCGAGACGATGGCCGTCTCGCTTCTCATCTCGATTCCGCCGTTCCTCATCGCACTGTTCCTGCAACGATACCTCCTCCAGGGCTTCAGCGTTGGAGGCCTCGAATAA